Proteins encoded in a region of the Streptomyces sp. NBC_01298 genome:
- a CDS encoding cold-shock protein — MAQGSVKWFNGEKGFGFISPDGGGPDVFVHFSAIVGTGFRNLEENQRVEFEVTQGQRGPQAADVRGV, encoded by the coding sequence ATGGCTCAGGGCTCTGTGAAGTGGTTCAACGGGGAGAAGGGCTTCGGGTTCATCTCGCCTGATGGTGGGGGCCCTGATGTCTTCGTCCATTTCAGCGCGATCGTGGGCACCGGCTTCAGGAACCTGGAGGAGAACCAACGGGTCGAGTTCGAGGTGACCCAAGGTCAGCGTGGCCCGCAGGCCGCCGACGTCCGAGGAGTCTGA
- a CDS encoding YhbY family RNA-binding protein, which yields MPLSNEQRNQLKTMGHDLPAMIVTGDGVNEGVIAELDRALADHELVKIEISSEDRAERAAAISELCRAGRAELVQTIGKQALIYRKSPQPDKQLSNIHRSG from the coding sequence ATGCCGCTCAGTAACGAGCAGAGGAATCAGCTCAAAACGATGGGTCACGACCTGCCGGCCATGATCGTCACGGGCGATGGTGTGAACGAAGGTGTGATCGCCGAACTGGACCGGGCACTGGCCGACCACGAACTGGTCAAAATCGAGATCAGCTCGGAAGACCGCGCAGAGCGCGCCGCCGCCATCAGCGAACTGTGTAGGGCCGGCCGCGCCGAGCTGGTGCAGACCATCGGCAAGCAGGCCCTGATTTATCGCAAGAGCCCGCAGCCGGACAAGCAGCTGTCCAACATCCACCGTTCCGGATGA
- a CDS encoding ABC transporter substrate-binding protein, protein MTDSIKIAIAGPATGSTAEHGADLIFGAERAIRDINARGGVNGKMLERRKYDDTGEPKQAVAVANKIVNDGVRFVVGHMASATAEPAADIYEGEGVLLITPGATGPELTDHGYKLIFRTIGLDSTQDPAAGNSFDKDPENKEIVEGLKADGTDPSRPYLFRAYAAVQVIADGIKAAGSENAETVTHAIRSGKFKTVIGTLSFDEKGDLRV, encoded by the coding sequence GTGACTGACTCGATCAAGATCGCAATCGCCGGTCCGGCGACCGGCTCGACGGCCGAACACGGCGCTGACCTGATCTTCGGTGCCGAGCGAGCCATCCGGGACATCAACGCCAGGGGTGGCGTCAACGGCAAGATGCTGGAGCGCAGGAAGTACGACGACACCGGAGAGCCGAAGCAGGCTGTCGCCGTGGCCAACAAGATCGTCAACGACGGCGTGAGGTTCGTCGTCGGCCACATGGCCTCGGCCACGGCCGAGCCGGCGGCGGACATCTACGAGGGCGAGGGCGTCCTCCTGATCACGCCCGGCGCCACCGGTCCCGAACTCACCGACCACGGCTACAAGCTCATCTTCCGCACGATCGGCCTCGACAGCACGCAGGATCCCGCTGCCGGCAACTCCTTCGACAAGGACCCCGAGAACAAGGAGATCGTCGAGGGACTCAAGGCCGACGGGACCGACCCCAGCAGGCCCTATCTCTTCCGTGCCTACGCCGCAGTCCAGGTGATCGCCGACGGGATCAAGGCGGCCGGGTCGGAGAACGCCGAGACGGTCACTCATGCGATCCGCAGCGGCAAGTTCAAGACCGTGATCGGCACCCTGTCCTTCGATGAGAAGGGCGACCTGAGGGTCTAG